Genomic window (Pectinophora gossypiella chromosome 5, ilPecGoss1.1, whole genome shotgun sequence):
TCGTGTGCAGTAACTGGACATGACTTACGGCTTGGTTTGGCGTGGCGTGGGGTGGCGTTTCGCGGCGTAGGGTGGCGTTTCGTGGCGCAACTCGGTATGCGGCTGCCAACGGACAGACGGAATAAATTTTTCGCAACTCAGTGCGTTTTGAAAGGATAGCTGCTTATCTGCGGTGTGAAAGTTTTAAATTGTGAAGAATTAACGGTAGAAACGCTCCAACATTTCTTTACAAAATTACAACAcgagaaaacaaacaaaattataaacaCTAGCCTGCAGCTCAGCAGTTCAACATAGTTCTTTCCTTTCAATCCGCGTGTTACGCTCAAATAAACTCATTTCCCGGTCGAACATATAGCATTAATTCCTTTGTTCCATAACTTCCATAAGTTTAGGTATGTTTAGGGCTGCCTTCCTGTATTTAGAATGTaaaatgaagaaataaaataaaacgcagTTTTTGAACTAAATAAACACTTACATGAGCTTGCAAAAGCAATTGGAGTAGGTAgttaaaggtacatccatcgaaagttgaactaagtaggtacccacgcctcaccaaggtttctgttagaccacaaAGGTGGTGAGACATATCGCTAAATAAACGAAAAGAcacttttaatgtttttttcctGATGTTTTACCTATATTAACTTTTCAATAAGATAAGTATGTAAGACAAGTACCTGATCCCTTCTACCTACAGCTCGAATccctaaataagttaaaaataagACTCAACTCTTTGGGATTTGAATTGGCATAGTGACTCACTCAATGTTGTGATTCACAGTTTGGTGAAAATATTTCAATCCAATCCCGATTCCCAATCCAATTCCATCCTCAAGCCAATACTGGGATAATAAATTTAAGCCAAGTATACCTAACTAAGGTATACGGACCATATTTAAATAGTAAGGGCCCTTTGAAAGGTATCTTTTCTATACCCCAAGGAACAAGGACAAGGACACGGGACCCATCTCTAtgtcaaatacatacatacataaacagccatacgtcccactgctgggcacagccctcccctcaatcaaccggagggggtatggagcatactccaccacgctgctccaatgcgggttggtggaggtgtttttacggctaatagacgggaccaacggcttaacgtgccctccgaagcacaaatcatcttactttcggacaatcaggtgttcagcctgtaatgtcctaaccaaactagggatcacaaagtgattttcgtgatatgtccccaacgggatttgaacctgggacctccggatcgtgagccgaacgctcgaaccactggaccacggaggccgttgtgcGGTGGCGGAATGATATTTTTGCTTTGCATGTTCGGGgtatacagtcataagcaatataatgtacccactttaggactctgtcgcactaacatatttgacatttagtgagacctacagttcaatttgtcaaaaaagttaatgggacatggtaccaaagtgtatacatattaatgctcgtgatcgtacataTGTAACGGACCGTCTACCAACCCTACATAAGTTACTTTATGCCTGTTTTCCTAAGTAACTATTTGCAACAGCATGAGATTCCATTTCATGCCAACTTGCAGTTATTGACTGTGTTGTTTGTTTCCAACTTTGTTATAGAATGTTAtggttttaaaataatgtacagATATTGTGCAAAGGAAATTGAAAAACTGCATGCTGCAACCGCCATAACAGGTCATTGATACAGATTATTGtatcaatttatttatctaagaaatagtaggtacctacaagttTTATCACTTACAGTGGCACTTGGTAACTACTCTACAATACAACACACGTAACCAAGAGCAGGTAAGTATAGAACGCGCCGACgaaatacggtcacgagcattaatatgtatatacactttggtaccatgtcacattaactgttttgacaaattgaactgcaagtctcactaaatgtcaaatatgttagtgcgatagagtcctaaagtgggtacattatattgctcatgactgtacagtcataCAACTCGCTTGACCTTTCTCCCAACATTGCGAAAAAAGCGACACAGTCATGTCGACGCTATCTTCAATCAACTTATACCTCTGGCCACCCTGTTTCTAAATATGGGTATTATGTACATAAGTACAACGCCATCTCTGCATTTTTATTAGTACTAAAAACAACCCTTGTTAACTAAACTAACGGTGCCACCTATCGTTACGAAtgtaaattaatacaaaacttAGCAACTTAGCTAAGTGAAATGCAGCTTTTTAACCTATCTCATTCAAAGATGGCGTTATAAAAAGACTTTCTAAGCTtctaagagaaaattaaaaattcaatttgataatagaaactagcgtgtctaatCCACACCCCAAAGTTCAAAAAGCGTGACAAATCAAACCGCATTAAATTACCACAAATTGTAATCATACCCATTTCCCGCATACTCCAACTAATTAAATcatcatttttgttaattttcggGAATGTCCTCCTATATCTCTTAATTAATTTTATCCCTCAGGGTAGGTAGATATTAAACCGATTTATTTTACTTGATTTTTTAGAAAGTTTTCTTTTAACGATCTCTTTTCgaatttgtaatattaataatagtgATGTGCAATGATTGAGTGAAATCGATATTATTAATGGTGTAAATATTTCGAAATTGAACAAGCTTTTAAACTTTACCAAAATGTATCATTGATATGAATTTATTCAAGAGACTCTTGACTAAGAGAGTCTTTATTGCATCCTGCCGTCAGGAACGGTTAAttctataagtaataaaacaGCCAATAGGTATGTCTGTTCTGCCTTACTAAAATTTTCTTttcagaaaatataatattaataatttctaTTGTTAATATTGCATTTGGAATATATGTaggagaatataaataaataaataatgtagaaAATTATTGAGCTAAGTAAGTACTTCTGTTAGGTATGTGATTTGCCTATGAAAGACTgccaaaagcaaataaagagtatttatatttctttctaTTGCCACGTTTATTCCTTTCAAGGAATCAGgagcgtgagtttacgtatgttagCTATAGTCGCCCATAGATCGCTATCAGGGTAGACAGAAGCCACTCACAGTAGCTCTTACAATGAAAGAACAGTAAAGAAATCGTAAAAACTAGTATCATACACTCAAACAATGAGTCCAGCGGTCGTTACTTCGATGCATTATTCAATTAGGCTGATAACACTTAAGATGATTACTGGTAATACAAGTGTAATGTCTTGCTTCCGAGCTTTGCGCGTGGGCACGCTCGAGAAATAGCCGGTATGACCCCAACGCCGTCGGTCatgtcaaatttaaataaagaaaatattcacATAACAAAATGAAAGTGACCTGCAAATCCATCGATCTATAATATCCATGATTAGACTTCATCACCAAGTGTGGCTGTAAGGAAATCTTCTGGTGACTTTGTCGAGTTCTAAGAGtctatttaggtatttattttcttcGTCCCCATCATTTTTCATCGTTCTTAACTGTACTCGGTCAGTTCAAACTATAACATAAGTATATTATGACTTCTAGGAACAATCTCAACCTGTATGACGAAgcaatttattgttattatggtAGTATAGTAGCGTTAGCGACATCTTATTTCGCAAATTGGATGACACATATATCCCGAGTGTTTTAAACGAGCGATCAGCACCTATTAACCCCTCGGCTACAGCTTGACCAATGAGGACCtaagactttattattttttggatgaaactttaaatgttatttaaattactaaTATTATTTCAAACTTACATGGAGGGTTTACTTTAAAAACCAGCTTCCAGCGAAGGAGAGATTTggctaaagtaataaaaataggctTCTACGTTTCtgtataacataaactcacgccaccAACTTTTATCGATGAAAGAGATAGAATAAATTATTGCGTTACTCGACGCAGTTTCCCCTTATTTAGAAgacaacattttatttgaacCCCCAGCAATACCAATTTACGAAGTTTTCTGTTCATTAAAATCGACAAACAATATTAGGTAGTTTCTCTACGAGGGATCAGTCCGCCGGTTAAGTGTTGAAGTTTAATAAACTGCTTAATTAAGATCATGTTAGGCTGGAGAGGGCGCAGTGTGTAGCGCGCGCGCGACACGAGCTCCCGTCATAATGCCCGTGTTACTGTTGCTCGTGCTGGCATGTGCTACAGGAACGTTTGCGCGGCCATTCAACATCACCCACCTCATAGTTCCAGAAGTAGTTCCACCAAATCAAGATGAAGTTGAAATCGAGTGTCGCTACGATGCCAACTTCACCCTTCTCAACTGGTTCAAAGGACCCAACGAGTTCTTCAGATACCGGCCTGGCACTGCACCCAGCACCCGTTCCTTCCCGATTCTTGGTGTTGGGAAAGTGGAAATGCTGGCTTGTGGTCCCACTGCCTGTCGCCTCAAACTTGGATCGCTGACTGAAGACGCCACAGGACTATATAGATGTGACATTGAAAGAGACGTGCCACCTTACAAGTTCGAAGCTCGTTCAGCCTATATGCAGGTGCATGGACATCAGGCCAGGCGACCGCTGCTTGAAGGATTAGCAGAGGAATTTGAAGACGAAGAAGAGATGCAAGCATATTGTCGTGGTGCACCAGACTCTGAATTACGGTGGTACATAAATGGACGCGAAGTGGAAGAGATGAGAGGATCACCTTCATTGAAAAGAAAAGCATCAAGATGGATCTTTTTAGGCATCCCTCCTGTAGTGACAGTGCAATGTGCTGAATTTCGCTATGGAAAACTCTCAGGATCTAAAGAAGCAAAGGCTCGCTGGAAAAATCATAATCACAAGGATGAACGAGCACAGGAACAAAAAAATTCGTCAAATATTACGGATGAACATTTGACCATAatctgtattttatattgtgttagTAAGATATTCAACTAATATCTCAAAATGCTAATTATAAAAATGGATATACCAAAGTTCCtcataatttataataacttGGCTTTAAGAATtttacatattacaaaaaatatattagtattTTAAAGTTATGTTAATTAAACGCAGGCATAAATACCTACAACTGGAACAAGCCGAAAGTTTAATATTTGCCTCAAAGGGCTACAATACTATTTGTATCACTTAGGACACCAATTTctcatattaattatttattatatattatcttAAAACCATTAAAAAAACTTTCTCTGTTATTAATTGTACTCTTATATGTTTGTTTTGCATAAATCTTttttggggtgggcagaaccacaaattTCCCaaggtgaaaaaaaatattattaagctgttattaaaataagtataaaattacttattacaatacaataaaaatacaatacaggAAGAAACGCACATAAAacacaaacaacaaaaaaatatataatgagtACAGAGATATTCATATAGGTATTCACCAGGATCTTGGTTCTGAATTTTAAAATGAgctactttccaggctacattcctttaaaacaatatagatggcgctatacagatttttcttcgtttaaccttctaatttcatggataacagacatatgcatcttttatctttttttgggTTGGTATAAATTTTCCAGGcagaattacatcttccacccattattattctgatcaaaataaagagaagcaataaaggtagcaacataattctatacaaaatgtgatccaaatatcaagcatccattatttttatacatgcttctgACATTTcatagtattttaaaataattatgtacccgagttatgagaaaataagtaattatcacgtaaaagctgtacaacgccatctatattgtttttagtgaacgtaacctgaaaagtccctcattgaaaagGTGAACTTTACTGATTTAATTTACTGCAAGGATCAAGTATTTACTTGGTCTTTGCTGTACTGTAAGTCGATTcgtaatattatgataatttcTATCATACTGTACAATACGatttacattaatttaattagatctatatacttattacttttttaaattttaatcttaCGAGAATTCTAAACAAATAGATTCAGTTatgactaattaaaaaaaacgtgaTATAATGAAACATAACAGTACGTCACgtaaaatatttcataattttataaaagtatCGCAATATTTCACGACTGGTGCAATAGATTCGAAAAATTCTCGACTCTGTTTTTACCGCGTTTGATGTGTCATCCCATcaccttttttatttcttcgaATATTATAGCCAGTCAAATTAATATACCCTTCAATGCGGTAGTCGTACAAtattgcaaaaaataaaataaaaatacacgaTTGTTTGATAGTATAGTAAAATtgaatcaataataattatacaatcataattacctataattcgtattttatttaataacagaCCTGGGCTATATGTAGTAAAATGTCTCGTCAGTACAACatattacctttttttttaatttagtggaCTTTGTGTTTATTAGATGGCAACACTGGAATTTCAAAATGGCGTCATAAAACTCCCCCTCCCGCGCAGTGACAGCGCATTGCGCAAAAAAGCGAAGTCGTGTGTGCATGTTACACGGTTAAACATGTTAAAAAGTTTTTctgaaattttagttttatgttACATTCGGTGCCCAAATCGTTCTATAGGAACTGATATATCGAACTTTTCTCCGTCTTGATCAAGTGAGAATCTTAGCAAAAATATCTAGTGAATATATTTTATCGTTTTATTGTAAGTCAGCTTTCATCCGTCACCATGCCTaaaggaaagaaaaataaaggaaaattcgGTGAGTAATTTTTTTGTTGAGTAGGAGAAATAGAATTTGTGGGTTTTGGCGAGACGCGCACACCTGGAATTTGCCAAGTGAGATCACGCGGCGACCTTGTGGCGCGGACTTTCCGCGGGCACGACACGTCCACGTCGATTACCGCGCTCGCGGCCGCCAGCCCTCGTGCCGTTACCCTGGTCCAGCCTGCCATATGCTCGCTATAAACGTCACCAGCCCGCTCCACCTAGCTCATAGTTTCGCAAACACCTGATCCTCGATTCAACCTTTACTTTCGAGATTTCATAACATTGTGAATTATTCCCATGTGGTTTTGCTCTTTGTTGCATTAGTAAACAAAGACGGGCAAGCGCGTGGCTAGCATTGGCATGTGACAGAGTATATTAGAAATGCATTTGGGACTAGATTTGTATTGAAAACAAAACTTGTTTGGCCTTGAAAACTGATGTTACATAGGTCATTATGTAATTTGGCATTATCTTTCACAACACACAGTTGATGCCAGTCACTTCCTACTTATAATCAGAGTATACTAAGCTTAAATGGTTATGTTACTTTCTAAGCCATTATACTAATAAAAGAATCAAGCTTTGTTGTTATGATAATAAGCTAGGTAATCTTGTGATATTTTAACCCAGATTCCCCTACTGGCCTTTTAAACGCCCGCCAATACTTATCAAATCTACCCTCGATTATTTGTAGAATTAATGTTTTCTACACTAGTTATCTCTGCGTTATTCTCCTTAGTGTTAATTAAACTTCATGACAGTAACTTGTTTATGCTATTTGTGTgcctattttcaattaattttgcggttttaagtgacagttaataaaatatttcgaaatatggcttctaagaggtaagtttttattagtttttcgagatattattgtttattacttatagctttattgagacgtaagtacatattagtcaagaaatggaaaataaagtatcttacaagagttttttatatcaattttgatCTTGAAAGTTTATGGTCGTTTAAACGCCCAGTAGGAGAATCAACGTCTGTTATGTTTTCCAGGCCGCGCTATATGAAACCGTTGAGATTGATTGAAATTATCGAAGATCTGGAGTGTATTGACGATAACGATCAATTGCCAAGTGGCGTAGCTATTTTACCACCTGAAAATGCGAACGCTGATATAACTGATGAGGATTCTGGAGGCGAAGAAGTTGTAACTTGGCATAATCTTCTAGGTAAGCTAGTAAGCGAAATAGTTATACATTTGTTCATAATACATTTATTACCATTACAcagttatttattagtttttatatattgATTCAAATTGTTGGGTTTTTCAGGATCTCAGCTGAAAGCTCAAGCAGAAGATGTACAGGCATTGTATCTATTGATGAAGCTGCGGATCCCCCAGAACAGATTATATCAGATGTCACTGCACCTACCGTATGTGATACACCTCTTATAGCCGTGACAGTGCCACGTAATCAAAAATATCAGTGAAGGAACCGTCACAATGCACATAGATTCCCAGAGGGGCAAAAAATCGAGATTGAGCTGACCAAAATATAGGACCAGCATCAGGGGGGAAAATGGTATTTTTCATTGATGTGTCATTGCCTCGACATGGCTGTTTACAATGCTTGGCAGTTGTACAAGGCTGATAGTGGCGAATATTATCATCTGACTTATCGCAGGGCGGTGGCAAGAAGCTTACTGGAGAACTCTGGAGACGTATCAAAAAATGGAAAAGCGTGGTCCACGTCCAACGTCAAGAAACTATCGTGAAACGTCCCGTTATGACAGAATGGAGCATCTGGTggaatataaagaaaatcagCTGAGGTGTGCTGTATGcaagaaaaaaactaattatttttgtaaaaaatgtacTGTTTCTCTGCACCCCAAAGCATGTTTTCTTACATATCACACTGCCGAATAGtagaaatattatcatattacAGTTAAAATGTTTATGTTGCAAATAAAAGTGCCCAAGAaaacttaaattgtattttaatacagCTATATTTCCTTGTGTATGTTAGTAGTGGATATTCCTACTGGGCGTTTAAACGGCCATGATTTTCCCGCTTTCCCAGAAGAGATAGATTTTATTCACTATTTTTCCGAAGACTTTGGCACCACAATAAAACACATATTGAAAAATTACGAAATCCGGAGACCATAAATAGTTTCAGGAGTAACTgggttaatttttttataaataaacaacaaacaCCACATGAAATATAAGTGTAAAATGCATACAAGTTAAATACattaaacaatatttaatatatctACAGTATGTATACAGGAAAAGATATCTCAATAGAAGCTATCTGTGTTGATCTGTCCTAATGACCAACTCATAACTGTGTCGTAGTATAACCTCGGATGGCAATGAGTCAATCTATCTATTCATCTCTCCAATGTATGTAATTGGATAAAAGTGGTGCAAGACTACTATTACACTTCAAAGCTGGTAATATACTAGTTATATCACCACGCCCAAAGGtcactaatgtattttttttttttcactaacatCTATACTCTACCTATTATGCTATCTTTATTGCTAAATAATTAAGAATACCATTACAAACTTAATTAACAATTACTTAGTAAGTATAGTTTAAGACTTTACATGATCAGGTCATGAAACGCTGTACCCGGTACACTGTtttattgtgaataaataaatcctGCTATCATGACTAGTGAAATGTTtctaagaagaagaataataaagaataaaataaatttattgccagtcaGAGAACTTATTACTGTTTATGATGCTATTACACTTATAAATACTGTTTGATTTTACACTACAATTACTATTTAGGCTGTTTTTTAAAGATACACAAAGCATGTTTCTCTTCTAGATAATATTCTTGCAGTGTCTATGTCTTGCTGGCCAATAATAGTCAAATTACAATTACttgtttttatacataataatggTCTATTTACAATTTCAGAGCACAGAAGAACCGAGCAACCATACTCATCAGACGAAGATGCCGGCATAGACATGACCATCGACAACTGTTCCGAGACATCAGGCCAGTCCGACCTCAAGAGCATACATGATGACACAGGTAACTACTATTTTAATTcaactattttttaaattcccAATAGACAAAAGAAAGTTGCTTAGattatttttgacttattgaaatatatttttattattaataatatatttattaagttggCTGAGGAACTAGCTTTAATTGcctatactttttaataatataattagatacAATATAGGACAATTAAATTCAtcattttttggggttatgtatacgtttttacaataaaataccagataatattttaaatgtgtcagaaaataaatttaaagctcatgtgaagcttactttatgtaaaaaagcttataagattaatgactacctgaatgataaaaatatctggtattgaatgtgtttctctagttattaaataacttgtaatgtataccctcattggtttttaaaagatgtgttgctgttgcagtttcttgtcatttcttctactcagccataacaccttgcgaaatgacgtaaattcaaaaatgttaccaagttcaacaagtttatccctgataattacgttgaataaatgattctgatttctgaataaaAAAGCAAGTTACTTTGACAATTCGCAGTACTGTCTAGCCAAGTAGATCACAGACGTGTAATATTCTAGTAAGTTTGCAAGTATAAAGTAAATCGGAAAGTTTTAACACTGTTTATAATCCAGTCCGAATGTATTGTTTAGTATGTACGAAGTGTGTACATATTGGCGTTACGTCATAATGTGAGCGACGCGTCGTCGATTACGTTCGAGATTGAATAAGATTGTACACAGTGATGTGCCATTTCCGGGAATGTTCCcttaaggacactggctgatttttcttttttaaattgttctttcttgtactctgtggtcttatccgcctaaaagataggtaataaagctcttttcacataagttttgcgccatttttggaacggcacatcactggctAAGACTTTACTCTTATTAGTCAAAACTTCTTACTAAACTACCAAACAAAAACTCtaataaggacactggctgcttttttcaattttttcttGTGCTctagtcttatctgcctaaaggctaggtataaagcttttttagtctttttacataacgtccCGATAGCGGAACATTCTCGGAAACGGCACATTACTGATTATAGAAGTAATCTTCAAGAGCGGATGCGAATGAGAAAAGTAGAACGGAGATCGCGGTGCATTGTTACCGGCCTTGAGGCATCCGCAAATTCCGGCCAACTAGCTTCTATATAAAggtgccttatagtgaaaaccacgtaagcggcTTTCTGAAAAATCCCCTTCTGGTGTGATTTTCAACAAAATCtcgatttcattcaattaatttcaatctggGTAAAACTTAAGCTCACGAATTTTGACTTGAATTGAAACTAGAGTGTCTATTGCAATGTCAAAAATGTATtgcagaatgtgatttttcaaaaaggtgcttacgtggttttcactataaggcgactatACAGGATATACGATAGTATATCTATTGAGATGCGCACAGCCATAAGTCGTCatattacaacaacaacaacaacgcaaataaagaattatttttttttacaacttgCAGCCTTCAGTCTCGCCTAGCTGCTATTTAAGGCAAACAAGATTTGCGTCTATTTTATTACCCATAGGATCTTTAATTACAGTGCCTATTGATAggcaacaataaataaacactaaaaTGTGGCGAAGAAACATTCAGTTGTCAGCACTTCACGCACCATTTCCTGTCCATCAAGGGGCACCGTTGGCCAACCGATCGCCAACGTCGCATTATGTAAAATTTATTTGTAGACGCTTTTACAAAAGAGGACAATACTTCTCAAGTCAAAAGAAATATTTGTCTAAACAAAAAATTCGCAAGATGTAGCTGTTTAGAAATACGGTCTAGTGTTCTATTATTATTAGCGTGCAACGTCACTTTCTACCTGATGCATAAACCTGAAGATGAGGCGGAAGACTTTGCGAGCTCGTAAACAAATAAAGCACTAGTCATCAGGTAAACGACCTTCAATGACTCGACAAAAGGATCAGATCCTATTTTTATGTACATGAGTTCATAGTCGAACCACTCGTTGTTAAGATCCCAAGGTCCAACCACTGGCCTTATATTTAGCTTATCATTTTTTGTAACACCGCGATAACCTTGGACGACAACTATTTGTTTTGCCTCGAAATTATGCAACCGCGTCTATCTAACATATCAATCACTACGTCTGCTCTCAGTGAACTATTTTAAACTATATTTGACATGGAAACAAGTAATTTTGTACACAATGCTAAGCGTACTTACGTGGAAACCACGtacataagcgcctttttaaagAAACACATTCGGtgtaacaacccacacgatagaagaagttctatcgtcttcttctatcgtgtgggttgtgaggtagattaccaacctcatcctggtgtctgggttactactgagccgccaaaggcccctgacataactcatgtaacgactacgtacatacatcagtaagtagtaaccggtaccaacggctaaacgtgcctcccgaagcatggatcgtcttacttgcggacaatcaggtgatcagcctctaatgtcataaccaaactagggatcacaaagtgattttgtgatatgtccccaccgggattcgaacccaggacctgaGCTCAACGCTaaaccaatggaccacggaggccgagtatttaatacctaaaaggcaattatataatattatttccaATATTGCCTTATTCATCTTTAACGTTATTAATAGACTTACAAACTAGGGTTAGTATATTAACAACTACTACAGGAAACAATTCATTATATGTTAATACTTTCACTGCGTGGTTTTTAATCCAATCCAGAAACAAAATTTAGTATTCGCCAACATATCAGTGAACTATTTTTGACATAGAAACAGGTAATCTTGTACAGAATGCAGAATGCCAAGGGCAAATATAATTAGCGTCAATGTGATTGAAACGAAGTCGTATCTGCGTACAAGGTCTTTGGACTTTCACTCCACTACGAAAGGTACCTTTGGAATAtaatttacaagaaaattttttTTGATCTATATCGAGCCATGGGGccgttgaaaggtcagacaggcagtcgcttctgtaaaaaaccggacctgtcaaatcttcagggtaggtaaaCGGACTTTTAGTTACCATTCACAAATTGTGGTGATTGACGTCCAAAATTAAACTGTTCAATGCAAACCAAATTGACCTTGTAAGTGCTAGCAGACTACAAATTAATTGACATAGGTACGTTAATTATTGGTAGTTTATT
Coding sequences:
- the LOC126367086 gene encoding uncharacterized protein LOC126367086, whose amino-acid sequence is MPVLLLLVLACATGTFARPFNITHLIVPEVVPPNQDEVEIECRYDANFTLLNWFKGPNEFFRYRPGTAPSTRSFPILGVGKVEMLACGPTACRLKLGSLTEDATGLYRCDIERDVPPYKFEARSAYMQVHGHQARRPLLEGLAEEFEDEEEMQAYCRGAPDSELRWYINGREVEEMRGSPSLKRKASRWIFLGIPPVVTVQCAEFRYGKLSGSKEAKARWKNHNHKDERAQEQKNSSNITDEHLTIICILYCVSKIFN